In Bacillus solimangrovi, the following are encoded in one genomic region:
- a CDS encoding GNAT family N-acetyltransferase: protein MNNNYHVTYEINSMITPEQLSNLFITSGIKRPLQDLERLSKMLKNADITISAWEQDKLIGIARSITDYSYCCYLSDLAVDKAYQKHGIGKKLVELTQEEIGDEVALILLSSPTAMEYYPKIGFDKIDNGFKIARLK from the coding sequence ATGAACAACAATTATCATGTTACATATGAAATTAATAGTATGATTACACCTGAGCAATTATCAAATTTATTTATAACTTCTGGTATCAAAAGACCACTTCAAGATTTAGAAAGACTTTCAAAAATGTTAAAAAATGCAGACATCACTATCTCAGCATGGGAACAAGACAAATTAATTGGGATTGCTCGCTCAATTACAGATTATAGCTATTGCTGTTACTTATCTGATTTAGCTGTCGATAAAGCATATCAAAAGCATGGGATTGGGAAAAAGTTAGTTGAGCTCACACAAGAAGAAATTGGAGACGAAGTGGCTTTAATCTTATTGTCTTCGCCTACTGCAATGGAATATTACCCTAAAATTGGATTTGATAAAATAGACAATGGATTTAAGATAGCAAGATTGAAATAA